In the Candidatus Electrothrix rattekaaiensis genome, one interval contains:
- a CDS encoding DUF1566 domain-containing protein, whose translation MKKIILLAGLVAGGVAFSATAFANNWLLYLPAILAGSGGGTTTPPVTTESNKWLLFLPAILAGSQGGQPPVVTGTSLNDTGIIATVGSTGEDDASYGRDSDPATNINDDGHAGFSFTKLAANGTELAADALSWACVKDNVTGLVWEAKATVEGTTDQKTWAEATGEAALFSGCGAYSTCRLPTVKELFGLVSYNASSKPIDSTFFPNNVTWAYWTGTPVANDQGVAPVRAWVVNFVVPYLDSVNTVDNPFYVRAVCE comes from the coding sequence ATGAAAAAAATAATTCTATTGGCAGGCCTTGTTGCCGGGGGGGTTGCCTTTTCGGCAACAGCCTTTGCGAATAATTGGTTGTTGTATCTGCCAGCAATTCTTGCTGGCTCAGGAGGGGGAACGACGACTCCTCCTGTGACCACCGAGTCCAATAAATGGTTATTGTTTTTGCCTGCTATTCTGGCCGGGAGTCAAGGGGGGCAGCCTCCGGTTGTCACGGGGACTAGTTTGAACGATACCGGTATTATTGCAACGGTAGGAAGTACAGGTGAGGATGATGCAAGTTACGGTAGAGACTCAGACCCTGCCACCAATATTAATGACGATGGTCATGCCGGGTTTAGTTTTACCAAGCTGGCTGCTAACGGCACTGAATTGGCTGCTGATGCACTATCTTGGGCTTGTGTCAAAGATAATGTGACGGGACTGGTTTGGGAGGCAAAAGCAACCGTTGAAGGAACAACTGATCAGAAAACATGGGCGGAAGCCACGGGCGAAGCTGCTTTGTTTTCTGGGTGCGGTGCTTACTCAACTTGTCGTTTACCCACCGTCAAGGAATTGTTCGGGTTAGTTTCATATAACGCCTCATCTAAGCCCATTGATTCGACTTTTTTTCCAAATAATGTTACTTGGGCCTATTGGACCGGCACGCCAGTTGCTAATGATCAGGGTGTTGCGCCTGTAAGGGCATGGGTTGTCAATTTTGTCGTACCGTATTTA